ttttttttttttcaaagacaGATTAAAAAATGATAATTACACCTTACATGGAGATTTTGAAATTAGAAGGGGTATCATATAGTCgtaataattttcaacttaGTTACGCATGCAAATAACAAGTTAATTTCACCGGTGCAAAAAACATGCTAACACATTGTTAATTCAAGTAAGGGTAATGTAtttaaaattttctgtttttagTATTCTCATACCATGTGAGAAAATGTACAATTTAGTTGGATGGTACAATTTAGTGAAATTCTTATCTAAGTTCAATTTTAGGTCTAATTCCAAGGTACTAACGTCCTTGTTCCATCTAAAGTTGGTCTATAATTATGCCTTCAGCACAGAAGGGACAATTGTTAGTATCATGTatgaaaatttttagaaaattttcaaaataagttTGTCTTTTGTGAATTATTTTTGTATAACACATAAAGTCAATATTATCAAATTCACAATTCAAATATATAGTACCTAGCAGTTAGGGATAGAAAGGGTATGGAAAGAGATGACagaccataaaaaaaaaaaacggaaaGGATAAAGAATGGAGCCTTCTTCCTGAAAGAATGACCTAgctgaggggaaaggggaatggGAGAGACTAATTGGAATTGCAATCCTATTTTATAGAGCAAAACTCAAATCAGCGACTTCTAATTGGacgtatttctttttcttccattGCGTGATTTTCTGTGGTAGCAGAATCGGATATCTGAAGCCAATTTTCAGAACTAATGCACCATATGCCTATCAATTCCCTTCTCCCACTCTACTTCTTGTATTGGCCTCACTAGATTGAGGGCACGGGGGCAGCAACAAGAGTGATTTGTATTCATGAGTTTTGATATTCCCGAATCTACTCATGAGTTTTGACACTCCATAATCACAGGAGTCACTTGTATTCTTGAGTTTTGACATTCCCTAATCTGCAAGCATTTCCTTGTAATTCACCCACTAGCAAGGAGAATGATCACGAGAAGCGTTTTAGGAAACCTGTTTTACTTTTACACAAAAGTGTTTGATTTCTAGATTTTGGGGTTTCCAAACCTCCTTAATTTATCACAGGAAGCATTTTACGAGACCTCTTTGGGCAGAGTGTCTGATCATTTCAAGACTTTGGGGAGTGCAAACCTTGCAAATAATACTGTACCTagtcttccttttttttttttttgggtaatgaAAGGAAATATGTGCCTAGTCTTCATTGTTATGAAGTCAATGAAACCATCCAGCATCGTCATGTTGACTACACCTATACATTGTCTACACTATTCTATTACTTTTTTAGGTTCTAAGGGGGCTTCTGACTTTAGTGTTTCTCCTTTTGGATCTAACTAGTTTGCCCATGATTACAGGATTTCTAGCTTAACTACGATTCGGATGGATAAATGTGGAATATGCAACATGTCAATATGTAAATTATGTTATTAATATATAGGTTCTTCATCAGGACTGATAGtatatcatttaattttattaggATATTTTTATCAACGAACGGGCTAAATCCACCCATCATATCCTCAATAAACATCCTATGTACCAATGTGACATTGAAGCCCTTAACATTTAATAGGTTTTTTCTTCTAACTTTGTTTActccaactttttttttttttggtttactCAAATTTGATGCTTTTACGGAATAGAAATAATTTGCCTTGCATTATTCTTGTAACTATTTATTCCATTCTAATAGCTTTCAAATATATTCCAATTTTATAatctttttatatataaaagcTATTTAATGACAGTGAATTTCCCCACAAGATTTTCTTTAGATATTTTTGGCCTAtccaaatatgcaaaatataaaaaatttgacTTTTCATTATGTACCAATTAGATTTTGCCAAACTATGAATGATCATTGTAAAACATAAAAACTAATGTTTTGACATTTACGAAATGTCCCAGCGAGGTTTCGATTATTATATGACAATGTAGTGCTGCTAGTCTAATGTATCAATAGATGATCCTTTTGTATTTTCTGAGTGTTAAGGATCAGAATTTTGTGGTTAATTCATGTGAGAAAAAAATGTACCTTACTATGAACATTTTTAGGAAGATGCTTTATGCAGCATAATTGTTAGGAAATAATTCAAAGGATAGTATTATGCAGGTAATTTATTGATACTTTACAAAAGAAAAGTTACTAACTTATACTATAAGAGCCCTAACGTCTTATTAGTACTTAGGATGTAGATCTAGGATGGAAGGGTGCGGATTTAGCCCCTTCCTTTTATCAATTATTTAATTGTATTGATTTCTCCCCAGcaagaattttcttttcttgagttttctTTCAATTATTTCAACAGTTTGATTCCCTACGGTTTTGGAACGTGCTCCTACTTCACAAAAGATTTATTTAGCACCACGGTATTGCGTGCAGGTtgtgttttattaattattttttatgtgttttaattagttttatagcttatgaactaagtttctagtgaaaatatgcattttatggtttaagtggtaaaaattgtatttctatggattttaatggtgaaaacttcatgtttttatagATTCAATGAtttaatcatcaaatggagtgagtTGAGCacataattggatgatttttgatgatttgaagtggtttttaagataatatgaagtgcaagagatgaaatgcaattaaGGAAGTTTTTCAGCTTTGACACTTTGTGGTATTTCAACTATATGTTGAGCTACAAgaattggattgaggtgattcttataacattttgaaactaagagatagatctacatttggtatgaagacatcgacatCCAGTTTAgtcattttcattgtcaaaatatcgaaatacagaagtgcaattttgttatcgaaagctgaaacagagcTGTGATCAGTCGAGggttttttaataatttatcaGTCTACAGAGATTCAAATTGGATGGTTCttaatgcattggaaagctaactcaaagggctacaactttcatgttttgtgcaaGAGCTAGTTCAGCTGCCATTATTGAGAAAATATCAGTAGAAGTTGGCACAAAAACAGAGTAAGGGTGAAGAACAACCAGAGATGAGCAAACCTGCGAAAGAGCAAAACATGGGTAGATCGCGTATTCTCTAATTTCGGCTACAACTTGCTTTGCAACTTGTGCTTTGTTCACACAACTTTTTTTACCACTTTTTCTACGAAGATTCCTGTTGGAAATAAGTAGATGAGCATGAAAACTTTGAGAAGCAACCTTTGAGAGTTTCAAGATCCAATTTtgccaactagaaacaactcatttgtGGCTTGAAtctctctataaatagaggccttgaAGAACATTTttacaactttggaaggctagagaaagtccacaaaaatgtagtcttcactagagTATGcctagttcattagttagggtagATTAGTATAGTTAATGTAGTTTATTCTTTTTGCATTTGTAGCTAGATTTGGATAAAGAATTAAGGAACAAAGATGGAGAGATGGATCTCATGTGATAAGGGTGACCTCTCTCCTaacactttcttttttttatttgatttcatgtttagttataatacaagtttggatcttgttcttcatgtttagttaaagtttatgcctagagttatggatgaactttctatatcaaATATATATTGAGTAAGTTATctatcactttttcttttttaatcatgattaaccggccattaattgtgataatcgtaacgtgttaagtttgcaatgagaattgaaatttaacactagttcaaggaagtgataaacctagggaaaacactcacgagagtagaggtgcacctttatggctttagtgacttgtttcatgtaatttcattaaaaaaaaagagcttgtagttaatttcataaccacgagattAGACATggtttagttacaagtatagttgattcactacaaaagtaggtttcacatacattaggaaattactccataactagccaagataaatcattcacttaaccggtaacttCGATTcacttgcaagagtagtaaggaattccatatctttGGAagttttctattgttatttttacttttatctcatgtttatagtgtagatttaatttttGTACATttatgatagtctaaataataaaagaattCTAAAATCatcggtaattgacaatcttttCTTTGGATTCGACcattaataccctatactcaatCACAACTCGTATACTTGTGAAAAATCGCGTGCGGgatatttaaaatttataaatgtaaaaaaatAGTAGTGATCAGTATAGACTACTTGATGAGTCGTATCTCCAAAGGAGGGTTTGCTAATAGACAGACAACACAAAGGACAATTTTCTATTTCTTCTGGGGTTTCTTGTaagaattttctatttttttctttttcgtttattgttagatctaaatttatttcagatttggaaattttttagATCTTGGGTCCCTTTTGACAGATCTCATCAACATTATTGCTGCTTATCGATGTTCGGGGCAGAGttagaaaagaaatttaatggAGTAAAGTTAATATCTAAAATATTActaattaaaatataaaaatatatttaactAACAATATATGCTAGAAGTTATGTTTATAATTAATCTATAATTTAACAACAAAACAAATCTCTAATTTCCTAATAAAGGATTTTTCTACTTTTCCTCTCGCAACCCTAAAAATTTTCTCTAGATTTTTCTAAgaggaaataaaaaaattagcaaTGTTTGTCAGTTCCAATGTGTGGTgaaaaaagttttttaaaattctAATGGATTTGTTaaaatagataaaaaaaaagaataaatgtAAATTGAGTCTCTTTCTTTGTTTAGACAAGACCGTTGTTGACATATTTTAAACCAAACCTTTTTAGAAATTTAGCAGTTTTAGGattatattattatttggtAACTAGATTAgaattggtgccaaaattgATTTAAGAAGCAAAGTTAAATTGTTTTTTGATATTACAATTGGAACGAGTTTATGATAGTAAAATCTAATAAGGAGTTGTTAGGTTCTTTCCTCTATATATGGCCTTATGGCTGAATGCTCAATTGAGCAATCTCATGTAAAATTTGAGTTAGTATATGTTAAAGCATTGTTCCAAAATATCTGTGCCTTGTTTCTTTGCCTTCCAATTGATACGATTTCCCTTCACCTCTTGAGTGATCAATTAGAGCCTCGCGACTTGGTATAttctaatcaaatatatttttgaGTGGTTATTTATCCAAGTCTTTATATATCGCATTTATACTTCTACTGCATTAATTTTAAGTGTTGTTAAATTGTTTGATGTAGAGATATATAAACAAAGTGTACATTATTATTTTAGATTTTGTTGAAGGGTAGTAAGGTTAATTTCATTCAAGTGTGGGGGCAAACTTACAATTTTATATGCAGATACGGACAACTTAGTGAGGGCAATTCTCTAATACTTGAATTTTGTTGAAGAGTAGTAGGGCGATTTCATTTGAGTGTGGGGGCAAAACtctaattttatatataaattaatatgGAGATTTAGGAGGGGTCAATGGGGGCAATTGCCCCCACTTTTTCTCCATCACCGCAGACGTtgtgatagggtataatttgttagtaattttattattaatttccccttttatccctgataaatattgtgttaattgctgatatctactcatatttggtgtctggacttaatttcaggaatgaaacagaaaactaccaaaaaggagggattttatgaagaatatggagacttctaaggggttcaatccttgggcccttggattggtggggaccacgaagctataagtcatttgggctcttcaaagaaagctacggaagagagacttggaacaagaagtactttggaggctttgtccacatgtgtggggaccacctagatagctttagtctatctttcttttgtttcttaaatagGGATAACGTAGGGAAAGAAGACATCTCTAGTTTTTGgtcttttagtttagttttagtttttctttctcctgactggcctctgacacacgccaggtgttcgacgatattccccaacgggaaaaacaccttttattccttgcttcttaatagaaaacgcaatgcctttgcaatctaTTAATCCGTGTGGTGATTTAATAATTATGCGGAGTGGCTAagtcttccatctagtcaagggtcaactcgacggcgcagtcccgaaaatctgtgagatctaattagttttcacgtgttcctctatctattaatatttgcatgttgtCTGAtttaattttcatgggattattttattaattggatgtcaagggcccgatgttcaatgtgatatattaatctcgtgccaatttagtcaattaaatccgtaattgtttgattgattaatattagtggcaactggtgtgtttacacattaggggaacgtgcgatctaatttaaataaccctcgtagcgtgttattgattagggctaggtttttctagttattaatgcaattggaaaattacttcctatggtcgtacctaggagtatttgctgattaggggtaatcaacggttgtaccttggttatcaataatttaaggaaaaattggttgtcagactataactagcctattaatacaTTAAGTGAACAtcttttgcatcaatgatcggatgattGGACTGTGCCAGAGTAGTTGCATCCTTGGTTAGactttatttattcttgatttaattcctgctaAATTTTAGTtggattgtttaattatttttagttgcCTAACCGTGAAATCCCCCTCTTACCAATTGGATtttaaaagagacaaatatctccagtccctgtggattcgaccctgcttaccactatctacagaaattacttttagtttgagcaggtacttattattgcacaggctgacgacCTGTCACGTTGATTGACAAATCTAGCAATTACAACATGCACAGAAAAGAGTTGCAACGATTTATCTTGCTAGAAGACAACTTAAGAgtttcttatatttttcaaatctgttcaaaattttttagatctattgtatatgttaaattgtaGATCCGATCTATTATTTCTAACACATATTAATGTCTTATTAGCGCTTGTGATGTGGATCTAGGATGGAAGGGTGTGGATTTAATCCCCTTCTTTTATCAATTATTTAATTACATTCATTTTTTCCTAGCAAGAATTTTCCCCTTCTtgatttttcaatcatttcaataGTTTGATTCCTCACAGTTTTCGAACGTGCTCCAACTTCACAAAGGATTTATTTAGTACTTGGGGATAGGGACAGTCATCATCAGGACTATCCCTGAACGATTGTGTTGCATGCAGGTTTCAACTTGAACATGCTCCTCCTCTCctcttctaaaaaaaaaaaaaaaaaaaattcctccTCTATGCTCTCTTATTTAGTAGTCATCAATCAACATAGAATATATTCTTCTTGGTAaatgaattttagattttaGCATACTTAATATGCTTTGTAGTACATATATGCATTTTTTATTAGGACATGTGCAACACTGGTCGGGGTTTGTTATTTATGTGAAGTTTAATATTTCCATCTGCCGTAAACAATAAAATGAGTTTTACAGATTATAATTTTTTAGTTGCTTTGTAAAACCGGATGAAATTTAAACCAATACCGGTGATCATTATAGACTACTTGATGATTCGTACCTCCAAAGGAAGGTTTGCTAATAAACTGACGACACAGAGggcaatttttttgtttctccTAGGGGTTTATaatgagaattttttttcttttcttcttttgttgttagatccaaatttattttaaatctaGTTGTTAGATTTAGAATTTTTTAGATATTGAGTCTCTCTCAGATCATATCATCATTATTGGAACTTAAAACCATTGATTAGTAGATTTGGCGATTGCAACACAGGAGATGCAAACTTATCTTGTTAGaatataatttgaaaatttattaTAACTTTTAGatctattcaaaattttttaaatgtttTGTATTTATTAAATTGTAGATTTGATCTATTATTTCTAATACATATTTAACCTGCCATTAGGACAGGGATGTAAATCAAATCGTACTGGATGATTTTCGATAATTCGTTGACAaactctgttttttttttatcaaaaaaggACTATAATATGTGCAAATATCAGTAAATTTATATTTCTGAAAGCCAGAGCACAGTCAAGAAACAAATTACGCTAGCAcaatcaaaattgaaaaaatattaaagagaaggaaaaaaatgacaacAAAATGTTTGGCACTTGTTCCTCTCTAGAAAAGTTGATTTTCTTTGACATCTCTATGCAAAACTCTCCAATCAAAACTTCCTTCAACTCCCCCATGGGAGAGAGATCAGATTTTTCTAATCTTTCCCATGGGAGAAGCCCTCtctataatttttttcatttgtgcGAATAGAATCTCTTCTAAGGTTTACTAATGAGAGTTTCTTCTCTCATAGGGTTGTTAAGggagagttttctttttcttagacTTTCTAGTGAGTCTTCTTCTTTCCTAGGGATTCGTGGTGAGAgttttatgtaatttttttcatttttcttttattagatTTGAGTTTTTTAAGTTTTGTTAGATCTGGAATTTCTTATATATATTTGATAGATCTCACCATAATATTTGAACTTGAAACAGTTAATTAACAGATTGGAAGCTTGAAAGCATGCACAGATGTTTGTGGAGCCACAATTATTTTAtctgatttttttaaaatttagagCTTTATAGTGTAATTTTTATCTATTCTTCAGATCTGTTCTTTGATATCTCTGTATATTTGATTATGTAACTTCTGCCATTAATACATATTTTATTGAAATTATGATGTTGTTTTATCAAAAAGAGAAGGTAAAAAAAATCCATGTTATGTCCAATGACTAGTTCTAAATATACTTATCATTTGCAGTTGTGTTCTTTATTTCTTTACATCATGGCACAAAAGAAAACCAACAGGAAAGAAAAAGCATGGGTAAAAgtaaaaattttgaaaggaaagCCAAGCTCGAGTCAAATTGGACGAGTAATTTAATAAGGAAATTAATTCATAGTAATTTGGCAAATTCACAGTGAAAGGAAGCGAAGCTcaagtcaaatttgaaaatttatcaaATACAAAACGCTGCTCAACCTcaattttattagttaattaacTAAACTCGAATGAAGTTAAGGTCGATTCGAGTTTCGAGTAGTTTAATTCGTCTTTCAACCCTAGTCATTGGACAACAAATATAGAATTATGGCCTGCAGGGTATAAGCTGTATGCATGTGATATcttcaataaaaaatttaaaaaaaataaaagcaatgCAGCGAttgaaaactaaaatatcatttagaaaaataatttgacCCGATTTTCATGGGGTTGTTGGGGGATAGATACAAATCTGCTTtggtttcttgtttgttttgcaTATGTCAATCCTGTTATGTATTAGGATTGCCATTTATTAGTAGAAATGCCCGCCGTGTAAAGGGCTAAAAGACAACACTTAAGCCTAAGCCTCTGCCTAGTATAAATTAAACCATCTAGGCAGAGGTATCAAGACATGGCAAGAGAAGAGATATAGATAGAAAAAATGCCTCAAGCATATGCCATGAATGGAGGAAATGGACCTCAAAGCTATGCCCAAAACTCATCCTATCAGGTTGCTAGTTTAAACTGCAATTACCTCATTATAAATGTCTAAGGTATATAAGACTTACGTaaagattttatttattttattttattttttttgtggcAGAGAGGAGCAGTTGACGTTGCAAAAGAACTTATCAAAGAAGAGATTGACAAAGAACTTGATGTCAAGCAACTTTCTTCAACCTCTGTGCATCCATTTCGCATAGCAGATTTTGGCTGTTCTACAGGACCAAATACATTTGTGGCCATGAAAGTGATAAGAGAAGCCCTGGAGGAAAAACTCAGAAAAGAGGGACTAGCATCTGAAGTCCCTGAGTTTCAAGTCTTTTTTAATGACCATATATCTAATGATTTCAACACACTTTTTGCTTCACTTCCGCCAGAGAGACACTACCTTGCAGCTGGAGTGCCTGGTGACTTCCACAAGGTTTTGCTCCCAAAGGCATCCCTTCATTTTGCTCACTCATCTTGCTCACTTCACTGGCTTTCAGATGTGCCAAAAGAGGTTACAGACAACACGTCCCCTGCATGGAACAAAGGAAAGATTCACCACGGAGGGGCCAAAAAGAAAGTTCTTGAGGTTTATGCATCTCAATTTGCAAAGGACTTGGAGTCATTTCTGAATGCAAGGGCACACGAGCTAGTCGATGGAGGGCTGATGGCCCTTGTTATTCCTGCTGTCCCTGATGCCATCCGTGAATCTCAGACAACTATCGTCACAGAGAAAGAATTTGAAGTTCTAGGATCTTGCCTCATGGACTTGGCTAAGAAGGTTAGATTTCATTAGTTTCAGATCTTCTTCAACTAAGAACTCTATGTGAATACATCTCAATGCAGGGATGCAACATAGAATATTGATTTTTTTATCACTTGAATAATATTAAATTCGAATTATCATCTAATATATCCTAAATAGTTTTAGATAGTTAAATTATTCATCTTTTTAATTCAAATGACATTTGCAATTCTTTTTTAACACTTCTATGAACCTGCGAGACAAGAGTTTTATTGGATCGGATCTTTGCAGGGAGGGGCAGCCACCCcctcaagaattttaaaaattttattttccctCTTATGAATTTTAAAAAGTCTATTTGTATTATAATTTAGCCTTAAGAAATTATTCTGATATTAATACTTGCCCTTCTCCCCAAGCTTGAGCATTGAGAATCTGGTATTCTGTGGaaatatttttgacattttacaTTTGCCccacaaaaaatttcaaaatttttacttGCAAATAGGGTTATGAATGAAGCTAATTGAGCCAAGCACTCAAGTTGTCAAACTTGTCTATCTATTCTAAAGAGTTTAAAAttgtatttaaatttaattcatttatttattgcGCTGAATTTAGATGAGCTTTATCAAGTCAAACTCAATTAAAATTTTCACATATAAATTTCATATACTATGTTAAGTCAGCCAAGCtcgatttcaaatttgaaattttattggaTACAAAATattgtttttgtttggtttgattAATTG
This sequence is a window from Coffea eugenioides isolate CCC68of chromosome 7, Ceug_1.0, whole genome shotgun sequence. Protein-coding genes within it:
- the LOC113776976 gene encoding probable S-adenosylmethionine-dependent methyltransferase At5g37990, with protein sequence MPQAYAMNGGNGPQSYAQNSSYQRGAVDVAKELIKEEIDKELDVKQLSSTSVHPFRIADFGCSTGPNTFVAMKVIREALEEKLRKEGLASEVPEFQVFFNDHISNDFNTLFASLPPERHYLAAGVPGDFHKVLLPKASLHFAHSSCSLHWLSDVPKEVTDNTSPAWNKGKIHHGGAKKKVLEVYASQFAKDLESFLNARAHELVDGGLMALVIPAVPDAIRESQTTIVTEKEFEVLGSCLMDLAKKGLVDELKVNMFNLPLYLPSPNEIKTLMKANEHLNVQRMEILSIPGKHVVFSNPSGIALYLRAALEGLLEKQFGSDIMDELFELFTQKLAESSSLFNPENQDMVVIFVLLKRKLRT